The region CAGTATCCAGTGCTCGTTGTTTCGCTCATTTCTTAGCCTCAAAACTGATTCTGGGATCTACAAGAACATATACAAGATCAGCAATAAGTATTCCTATAAGAGTGAGCACTGCCGAAATTGTTGCTATTGCCATAATCACAGGATAGTCACGTGAGAGTACTGA is a window of Thermodesulfobacteriota bacterium DNA encoding:
- a CDS encoding diguanylate cyclase — protein: SVLSRDYPVIMAIATISAVLTLIGILIADLVYVLVDPRISFEAKK